Proteins from a genomic interval of Coraliomargarita sinensis:
- a CDS encoding DUF6288 domain-containing protein, whose product MKSLFITRFLFLLTLFSLLLPTRAEDGPKQPIPDLTQGGELTRKNERQIGPVGLHCAAWRARQRTQEGKFVRQILVKKVEEGSPADGVLEVGDVILGADGTGAKEVPLLPLGQYVWIPMANAINEAEARNPAILNLLIWRKGETRTVPIQLEYLGRYSATAPYNCPKSRNVLRKGIAALARQEKVDSVGFGILCLLAANDPTNPDNDKHQALARKWAHEIKIGDDGAWHSGAKLISLAEYYMATKDKSIFPKLVELAERHARGVSWFGTTGHDFCEQLPSGGNGRIGGYGPINCSSALGYLGLSLAREAGVKSEIVEKSHRVQEIYFGHHAFKGTPPYGEHSYGIIDGLGDYNGKCAMPALALSLEKDQADKAKFFARKAALSTDGKRGYAHGGPFFGQMFHPLGADVVGPAAANLQFREIRWHLDLKRSWDHSRIYDARSNPYEDFSYWATAMLAYALPLKQLVITGRDRDPELELSREEFRELLMAKKLDPAQATDAQLIAAIPGFQGMMRHKIANELSGRILAKSDPSEAAALIDQLLAIVLDESAPILARVGSCAVLMRVKQKAKGPVKSMKNEEVARGMVSLLQHDTAYIRFAAVKVLGALDRSEAREHLDAVMEAIVAIERPTFPVDEEDPLQWSHALMSILIADIINDTGLEGVDRSKLIPAVRSMLRTPSGMARAESAQMLNKLDKQETLAVADLVVDNIETPPPADSMFGRGAPPAAQQALSKHLFQEALLLGMTHDATAAIKKKVPQKFGKAAMGMGSTYDLMNKVGELLLIDTVDVRELVDVIQNGEAPEEVDKLMVINDVKVEHEALKLPDDKTRIVVDATNYGVRDEEKTIYTWRKLYGAGEVTFTPNASAGAKAMTITFTGKKPGKYAFEVEMTDSLGLSVVREVIHVDLYNAAGKMPANQPPQAVERHCEVRPGEPMTFTLTGSDPDGDALGYVIKKQPEHGRLTDVNGRDIENRIAIDAPLVYTANFGFNGFDHLEYIVMDGQGKSATGKLGFKVSDEDVGVAVYEPFNYPAGVLDGKEGGGSFGFVGPWIVGKEGGSDHYKVSVSAHKVTQTPSIQYSSLPASGGHMVGHRHRSATRKLDPQVLAKHKLLDDGGELWFSLMMVRPEVSFALSGADTSIGFSGDARKRTIFATFNGERTGENRNPWSRSQDLRFSKTAPHMIVGHFTWGKSGADPDKMEIHRVYDAPIYGPMLLETPVCVVEEAFDQSALDTLYLFVDGVTAETADEIRIGPTLSSVMVGTVPLD is encoded by the coding sequence GTGAAATCCTTATTCATCACCCGTTTCCTTTTTCTACTCACCCTGTTCAGCCTGTTGCTTCCTACCCGGGCTGAGGACGGTCCGAAGCAGCCCATTCCCGATCTGACTCAAGGGGGAGAACTGACCCGCAAGAATGAGCGCCAGATCGGCCCCGTCGGGCTACATTGCGCCGCTTGGCGCGCGCGGCAGCGCACACAGGAAGGCAAGTTTGTGCGTCAGATTCTGGTGAAAAAGGTCGAGGAAGGTTCCCCGGCCGATGGGGTGCTGGAAGTGGGCGACGTGATTCTGGGCGCAGATGGGACCGGAGCGAAAGAGGTGCCGCTTCTTCCCCTGGGCCAATATGTGTGGATTCCCATGGCCAATGCGATCAACGAGGCGGAGGCCCGCAACCCGGCCATCCTCAATCTGCTGATCTGGCGTAAGGGCGAGACCAGGACCGTGCCCATCCAACTGGAATACCTGGGCCGCTACTCGGCCACCGCACCCTACAATTGCCCCAAAAGCCGGAACGTGCTCCGCAAGGGCATTGCGGCATTGGCCCGGCAGGAAAAAGTCGACTCGGTCGGTTTTGGCATCCTTTGCCTGCTGGCGGCCAACGATCCGACCAACCCCGACAACGACAAGCATCAGGCACTCGCCAGAAAATGGGCTCACGAAATCAAGATCGGTGATGATGGCGCCTGGCATTCCGGTGCGAAGTTGATCTCCCTTGCCGAATACTACATGGCGACCAAGGACAAGAGCATCTTTCCCAAGCTGGTCGAACTGGCCGAAAGGCACGCCAGGGGGGTGAGCTGGTTTGGCACCACAGGCCATGACTTCTGCGAGCAGCTTCCCTCAGGCGGTAACGGGAGGATCGGTGGCTATGGGCCGATCAACTGCAGTTCGGCCCTGGGCTATCTCGGACTGTCTCTGGCGCGCGAGGCAGGGGTGAAAAGCGAGATTGTGGAGAAATCCCACAGGGTCCAGGAAATCTACTTCGGTCATCATGCCTTCAAGGGGACCCCGCCTTATGGCGAGCACTCCTACGGTATCATTGACGGTCTTGGTGACTATAACGGCAAGTGCGCGATGCCCGCACTGGCCCTCTCCCTGGAAAAGGACCAGGCGGATAAGGCCAAGTTCTTTGCCAGAAAGGCTGCGCTCTCAACCGACGGGAAGCGCGGTTATGCTCATGGAGGTCCATTCTTCGGACAGATGTTCCATCCCCTGGGTGCCGATGTCGTTGGCCCCGCGGCGGCCAACCTGCAATTTCGTGAAATCCGCTGGCACCTCGATTTGAAGCGTAGCTGGGACCACAGCCGCATCTACGACGCACGTAGCAATCCTTACGAGGATTTCAGCTATTGGGCCACCGCCATGCTCGCCTATGCGCTGCCCCTCAAGCAGCTCGTGATCACCGGGCGGGACAGGGATCCGGAGCTTGAGTTGAGCCGGGAGGAGTTCCGCGAGCTGCTGATGGCCAAAAAATTGGATCCGGCCCAAGCTACGGATGCTCAGTTGATTGCGGCCATCCCAGGCTTTCAGGGCATGATGAGGCATAAGATTGCGAATGAACTGTCCGGGCGGATCCTAGCGAAGTCGGATCCATCCGAGGCCGCCGCGCTGATCGATCAGCTGCTGGCCATCGTACTGGATGAGTCGGCGCCGATCCTGGCGCGGGTCGGTTCCTGTGCCGTGCTGATGAGGGTGAAGCAAAAAGCCAAGGGTCCGGTGAAGTCCATGAAGAACGAGGAGGTTGCCAGGGGCATGGTCTCGCTTCTACAGCACGACACGGCATATATCCGCTTTGCCGCCGTCAAGGTGCTGGGCGCACTCGATCGTAGCGAGGCCAGAGAACATCTGGATGCCGTTATGGAAGCGATTGTCGCGATTGAGCGACCCACTTTCCCGGTCGATGAGGAAGATCCGCTGCAGTGGTCGCATGCATTGATGTCCATACTTATCGCTGACATCATCAATGATACGGGACTTGAAGGAGTGGATCGCAGCAAGCTCATCCCCGCCGTTCGCTCCATGCTCAGGACTCCGTCCGGGATGGCGCGCGCGGAATCGGCCCAGATGCTGAATAAGCTCGACAAGCAAGAGACATTAGCGGTTGCCGATCTCGTCGTGGACAACATCGAGACGCCACCCCCGGCGGATTCCATGTTCGGCCGGGGTGCCCCGCCCGCGGCTCAGCAAGCCCTGTCCAAGCATCTCTTCCAGGAAGCCTTGCTTCTGGGCATGACCCATGATGCCACCGCGGCGATCAAAAAGAAGGTCCCGCAGAAGTTCGGAAAAGCTGCGATGGGCATGGGGTCGACCTACGATCTCATGAATAAGGTAGGTGAGTTGTTGCTGATCGATACCGTTGACGTCAGGGAGCTGGTCGATGTGATCCAGAATGGAGAAGCGCCCGAGGAAGTCGACAAGTTGATGGTGATCAATGACGTCAAGGTGGAGCATGAAGCGCTGAAACTGCCGGACGACAAGACACGCATCGTGGTGGACGCCACCAATTATGGTGTGCGCGATGAGGAAAAAACCATCTATACCTGGCGAAAACTCTATGGGGCGGGTGAAGTCACTTTCACGCCGAACGCCTCAGCCGGAGCCAAGGCGATGACGATCACCTTCACCGGCAAGAAGCCCGGCAAATACGCCTTTGAGGTCGAGATGACCGATTCCCTGGGCTTGTCCGTGGTGCGCGAAGTCATCCACGTCGACCTCTACAACGCCGCCGGAAAGATGCCCGCCAATCAGCCACCACAGGCCGTGGAGCGACACTGCGAGGTGCGGCCCGGGGAGCCGATGACGTTCACGCTGACCGGATCGGATCCGGATGGTGATGCGCTCGGCTATGTCATCAAGAAGCAGCCCGAACACGGCCGGCTGACCGATGTCAATGGTCGCGACATTGAGAACCGCATCGCCATTGATGCGCCTCTGGTCTATACGGCCAACTTCGGCTTCAACGGCTTCGACCATCTCGAATACATTGTTATGGACGGCCAGGGCAAATCGGCAACTGGCAAGCTGGGCTTCAAGGTGTCCGATGAGGATGTCGGTGTTGCGGTCTACGAGCCTTTCAATTACCCGGCGGGTGTGCTTGACGGGAAAGAGGGAGGTGGCTCCTTCGGCTTTGTCGGCCCGTGGATCGTGGGCAAGGAGGGTGGCTCCGACCACTATAAGGTTTCGGTCAGTGCGCACAAGGTCACCCAGACTCCCTCGATTCAATACTCCAGCCTGCCCGCTTCTGGAGGTCACATGGTGGGGCACCGGCACCGGAGTGCGACCCGCAAGCTGGATCCCCAAGTGCTGGCCAAGCACAAGCTGCTCGATGATGGTGGCGAGCTCTGGTTCAGCCTGATGATGGTGAGGCCCGAGGTGAGTTTCGCACTGAGTGGAGCCGATACCAGCATTGGTTTCAGTGGCGACGCCCGCAAACGAACCATCTTTGCCACATTCAATGGCGAAAGGACAGGGGAGAACCGCAACCCCTGGTCGCGCTCCCAGGACCTCCGTTTTAGTAAAACCGCGCCCCACATGATTGTCGGCCATTTCACCTGGGGCAAGAGCGGGGCGGATCCCGACAAGATGGAAATCCACCGTGTGTATGATGCGCCGATCTATGGTCCGATGTTGCTGGAAACCCCGGTTTGCGTGGTGGAAGAAGCCTTTGATCAGAGTGCGCTCGATACGCTGTACCTCTTTGTGGATGGTGTGACGGCCGAGACGGCCGATGAAATTCGCATCGGGCCCACGCTGTCCAGCGTGATGGTCGGCACCGTGCCGCTCGACTAA